The Corvus moneduloides isolate bCorMon1 chromosome 5, bCorMon1.pri, whole genome shotgun sequence genome includes a region encoding these proteins:
- the LOC116444267 gene encoding uncharacterized protein LOC116444267 isoform X2, which produces MGESWENLGEILGKLWENLRKITGESQENCGEIGRKSWENLGRISGKSWENLRKISGESRENLGKIGGEISGKSRENLGKIVGKLGENPGKTLGKSRGNPGKISGKPRENLGKIVGKSWENPGEISGKSWGNRGKILGKPQENLGKILGVLWGNPGKTSGKLWENLGKIVGKSRENPGKIVGKPRENLGKTSGKLWENLGTIAGKSRENHGRIVGKPRENLGKIAGKSRGNCGKIVGKSQENHRKIVGKSWENCGEIGRKSWENLRKIVGKSPENWGEIGGKISGESRENCGNTSGKSRGKLWENPGKTSGKLWENLGKIVGKSRENHGRIVGKPRENLGKIVGKLWEKSWKNRGEISGKSRENLGKIAGKSRENCGKILGKSQENHGKIVGKPWENPGKTSGKALGKRSFRRNSFRDPPLAFRDSLQWDFPAGAAIPERGRSRNSRDSSGIPDSPGRSCLFPKFLFSLRNPRPGNQELFGIGNPHPGNQECLGLGQRAHTSPSSFSRFPLEFPPPFPPSPPPFLHVLGIWDEALSQINSILGGFWGGFFGKGAEPEFSLENCGVSRRSFGRPAPSR; this is translated from the exons ATGGGAGAATCCTGGGAAAATCTCggggaaatcctgggaaaattGTGGGAAAATCTCAGGAAAATCACGGGAGAATCTCAGGAAAATTGTGGGGAAATTGGgagaaaatcctgggaaaaccTTGGGAGAATCTCgggaaaatcctgggaaaatctCAGGAAAATCTCAGGAGAATCTCGGGAAAACCTCGGGAAAATCGGGGGGGAAATCTCAGGAAAATCTCGGGAAAACCTCGGGAAAATTGTGGGGAAATTGGgagaaaatcctgggaaaaccTTGGGAAAATCTCggggaaatcctgggaaaatctCTGGAAAACCTCGGGAGAATCTTGGGAAAATCGTGGGAAAATCTTGGGAGAATCCTGGGGAAATCTCAGGAAAATCCTGGGGAAATCGTgggaaaatcctgggaaaaccTCAGGAGAATCTCGGGAAAATCTTGGGAGTATTGTggggaaatcctgggaaaacCTCGGGAAAATTGTGGGAAAACCTTGGGAAAATAGTGGGAAAATCTCgggaaaatcctgggaaaatcGTGGGAAAACCTCGGGAGAATCTCGGGAAA accTCAGGAAAATTGTGGGAAAATCTCGGGACAATTGCGGGAAAATCTCGGGAAAATCATGGGAGAATTGTGGGAAAACCTCGGGAGAATCTCGGGAAAATTGCGGGAAAATCTCGGGGGAATTGTGGGAAAATTGTGGGAAAATCTCaggaaaatcacaggaaaatcGTGGGGAAATCGTGGGAAAATTGTGGGGAAATCGGgagaaaatcctgggaaaaccTCAGGAAAATTGTGGGAAAATCTCCAGAAAATTGGGGGGAAATTGGGGGAAAAATCTCGGGAGAATCTCGGGAAAATTGTGGGAACACCTCAGGAAAATCTCGGGGAAAATTGTgggaaaatcctgggaaaaccTCGGGAAAATTGTGGGAAAACCTTGGGAAAATAGTGGGAAAATCTCGGGAAAATCATGGGAGAATTGTGGGAAAACCTCGGGAGAATCTCGGGAAAATCGTGGGAAAATTGTgggaaaaatcatggaaaaatcGTGGGGAAATCTCGGGAAAATCTCGGGAGAATCTCGGGAAAATTGCGGGAA AATCTCGGGAGAATTGTgggaaaatcctgggaaaatctCAGGAAAACCACGGGAAAATCGTGGGAAAACCTTgggaaaatcctgggaaaaccTCCGGGAAAGCCCTGGGGAAACGGAGCTTCCGTAGGAATTCCTTTAGGGATCCCCCCTTGGCTTTTAGGGATTCCCTGCAATGGGATTTTCCCGCCGGAGCTGCGATCCCGGAGCGAGGCCGATCCCGAAATTCCAGAGATTCTTCGGGAATCCCGGATtccccagggaggagctgccttttccccaaattcctcttttccttaAGGAATCCCCGTCCAGGGAATCAGGAATTGTTTGGGATTGGGAATCCCCATCCAGGGAATCAGGAATGTTTGGGATTGGGACAGCGAGCCCAcacttccccctcctccttttcccgTTTTCCCTTGGAATTTCCCCCcccattccctccttcccctcccccatTCCTCCACGTGCTGGGAATTTGGGACGAGGCGTTATCCCAAATCAACTCGAtccttgggggtttttgggggggtttttttgggaagggGGCGGAGCCAGagttttccttggaaaactgCGGCGTCTCCAGGAGAAGCTTTGGCCGCCCCGCCCCTTCCCGGTGA
- the LOC116444267 gene encoding uncharacterized protein LOC116444267 isoform X1 has product MGESWENLGEILGKLWENLRKITGESQENCGEIGRKSWENLGRISGKSWENLRKISGESRENLGKIGGEISGKSRENLGKIVGKLGENPGKTLGKSRGNPGKISGKPRENLGKIVGKSWENPGEISGKSWGNRGKILGKPQENLGKILGVLWGNPGKTSGKLWENLGKIVGKSRDNCGKISGKSWENCGKTSGESRENCGKISGELWENCGKISGKSQENRGEIVGKLWGNREKILGKPQENCGKISRKLGGNWGKNLGRISGKLWEHLRKISGKIVGKSWENLGKIVGKPWENSGKISGKSWENCGKTSGESRENRGKIVGKIMEKSWGNLGKISGESRENCGKIGEKSRENRGKTSGKLWENLGKITGESRENCGKILGKSQENHGKIVGKPWENPGKTSGKALGKRSFRRNSFRDPPLAFRDSLQWDFPAGAAIPERGRSRNSRDSSGIPDSPGRSCLFPKFLFSLRNPRPGNQELFGIGNPHPGNQECLGLGQRAHTSPSSFSRFPLEFPPPFPPSPPPFLHVLGIWDEALSQINSILGGFWGGFFGKGAEPEFSLENCGVSRRSFGRPAPSR; this is encoded by the exons ATGGGAGAATCCTGGGAAAATCTCggggaaatcctgggaaaattGTGGGAAAATCTCAGGAAAATCACGGGAGAATCTCAGGAAAATTGTGGGGAAATTGGgagaaaatcctgggaaaaccTTGGGAGAATCTCgggaaaatcctgggaaaatctCAGGAAAATCTCAGGAGAATCTCGGGAAAACCTCGGGAAAATCGGGGGGGAAATCTCAGGAAAATCTCGGGAAAACCTCGGGAAAATTGTGGGGAAATTGGgagaaaatcctgggaaaaccTTGGGAAAATCTCggggaaatcctgggaaaatctCTGGAAAACCTCGGGAGAATCTTGGGAAAATCGTGGGAAAATCTTGGGAGAATCCTGGGGAAATCTCAGGAAAATCCTGGGGAAATCGTgggaaaatcctgggaaaaccTCAGGAGAATCTCGGGAAAATCTTGGGAGTATTGTggggaaatcctgggaaaacCTCGGGAAAATTGTGGGAAAACCTTGGGAAAATAGTGGGAAA ATCTCGGGACAATTGCGGGAAAATCTCGGGAAAATCATGGGAGAATTGTGGGAAAACCTCGGGAGAATCTCGGGAAAATTGCGGGAAAATCTCGGGGGAATTGTGGGAAAATTGTGGGAAAATCTCaggaaaatcacaggaaaatcGTGGGGAAATCGTGGGAAAATTGTGGGGAAATCGGgagaaaatcctgggaaaaccTCAGGAAAATTGTGGGAAAATCTCCAGAAAATTGGGGGGAAATTGGGGGAAAAATCTCGGGAGAATCTCGGGAAAATTGTGGGAACACCTCAGGAAAATCTCGGGGAAAATTGTgggaaaatcctgggaaaaccTCGGGAAAATTGTGGGAAAACCTTGGGAAAATAGTGGGAAAATCTCGGGAAAATCATGGGAGAATTGTGGGAAAACCTCGGGAGAATCTCGGGAAAATCGTGGGAAAATTGTgggaaaaatcatggaaaaatcGTGGGGAAATCTCGGGAAAATCTCGGGAGAATCTCGGGAAAATTGCGGGAAAATCGGGGAAAAATCTCGGGAGAATCGTGGGAAAACCTCAGGAAAATTGTGGGAAAACCTTGGGAAAATCACGGGAGAATCTCGGGAGAATTGTgggaaaatcctgggaaaatctCAGGAAAACCACGGGAAAATCGTGGGAAAACCTTgggaaaatcctgggaaaaccTCCGGGAAAGCCCTGGGGAAACGGAGCTTCCGTAGGAATTCCTTTAGGGATCCCCCCTTGGCTTTTAGGGATTCCCTGCAATGGGATTTTCCCGCCGGAGCTGCGATCCCGGAGCGAGGCCGATCCCGAAATTCCAGAGATTCTTCGGGAATCCCGGATtccccagggaggagctgccttttccccaaattcctcttttccttaAGGAATCCCCGTCCAGGGAATCAGGAATTGTTTGGGATTGGGAATCCCCATCCAGGGAATCAGGAATGTTTGGGATTGGGACAGCGAGCCCAcacttccccctcctccttttcccgTTTTCCCTTGGAATTTCCCCCcccattccctccttcccctcccccatTCCTCCACGTGCTGGGAATTTGGGACGAGGCGTTATCCCAAATCAACTCGAtccttgggggtttttgggggggtttttttgggaagggGGCGGAGCCAGagttttccttggaaaactgCGGCGTCTCCAGGAGAAGCTTTGGCCGCCCCGCCCCTTCCCGGTGA
- the LOC116444267 gene encoding uncharacterized protein LOC116444267 isoform X3, with the protein MVGKSWEKLRRIMGKSWENLGGIVGKSRGNPGKISGKPRENLGKIVGKSWENPGEISGKSWGNRGKILGKPQENLGKILGVLWGNPGKTSGKLWENLGKIVGKSRDNCGKISGKSWENCGKTSGESRENCGKISGELWENCGKISGKSQENRGEIVGKLWGNREKILGKPQENCGKISRKLGGNWGKNLGRISGKLWEHLRKISGKIVGKSWENLGKIVGKPWENSGKISGKSWENCGKTSGESRENRGKIVGKIMEKSWGNLGKISGESRENCGKIGEKSRENRGKTSGKLWENLGKITGESRENCGKILGKSQENHGKIVGKPWENPGKTSGKALGKRSFRRNSFRDPPLAFRDSLQWDFPAGAAIPERGRSRNSRDSSGIPDSPGRSCLFPKFLFSLRNPRPGNQELFGIGNPHPGNQECLGLGQRAHTSPSSFSRFPLEFPPPFPPSPPPFLHVLGIWDEALSQINSILGGFWGGFFGKGAEPEFSLENCGVSRRSFGRPAPSR; encoded by the exons ATGGTggggaaatcctgggaaaaacTCAGGAGAATCATgggaaaatcctgggaaaatctTGGGGGAATTG TGGGAAAATCTCggggaaatcctgggaaaatctCTGGAAAACCTCGGGAGAATCTTGGGAAAATCGTGGGAAAATCTTGGGAGAATCCTGGGGAAATCTCAGGAAAATCCTGGGGAAATCGTgggaaaatcctgggaaaaccTCAGGAGAATCTCGGGAAAATCTTGGGAGTATTGTggggaaatcctgggaaaacCTCGGGAAAATTGTGGGAAAACCTTGGGAAAATAGTGGGAAA ATCTCGGGACAATTGCGGGAAAATCTCGGGAAAATCATGGGAGAATTGTGGGAAAACCTCGGGAGAATCTCGGGAAAATTGCGGGAAAATCTCGGGGGAATTGTGGGAAAATTGTGGGAAAATCTCaggaaaatcacaggaaaatcGTGGGGAAATCGTGGGAAAATTGTGGGGAAATCGGgagaaaatcctgggaaaaccTCAGGAAAATTGTGGGAAAATCTCCAGAAAATTGGGGGGAAATTGGGGGAAAAATCTCGGGAGAATCTCGGGAAAATTGTGGGAACACCTCAGGAAAATCTCGGGGAAAATTGTgggaaaatcctgggaaaaccTCGGGAAAATTGTGGGAAAACCTTGGGAAAATAGTGGGAAAATCTCGGGAAAATCATGGGAGAATTGTGGGAAAACCTCGGGAGAATCTCGGGAAAATCGTGGGAAAATTGTgggaaaaatcatggaaaaatcGTGGGGAAATCTCGGGAAAATCTCGGGAGAATCTCGGGAAAATTGCGGGAAAATCGGGGAAAAATCTCGGGAGAATCGTGGGAAAACCTCAGGAAAATTGTGGGAAAACCTTGGGAAAATCACGGGAGAATCTCGGGAGAATTGTgggaaaatcctgggaaaatctCAGGAAAACCACGGGAAAATCGTGGGAAAACCTTgggaaaatcctgggaaaaccTCCGGGAAAGCCCTGGGGAAACGGAGCTTCCGTAGGAATTCCTTTAGGGATCCCCCCTTGGCTTTTAGGGATTCCCTGCAATGGGATTTTCCCGCCGGAGCTGCGATCCCGGAGCGAGGCCGATCCCGAAATTCCAGAGATTCTTCGGGAATCCCGGATtccccagggaggagctgccttttccccaaattcctcttttccttaAGGAATCCCCGTCCAGGGAATCAGGAATTGTTTGGGATTGGGAATCCCCATCCAGGGAATCAGGAATGTTTGGGATTGGGACAGCGAGCCCAcacttccccctcctccttttcccgTTTTCCCTTGGAATTTCCCCCcccattccctccttcccctcccccatTCCTCCACGTGCTGGGAATTTGGGACGAGGCGTTATCCCAAATCAACTCGAtccttgggggtttttgggggggtttttttgggaagggGGCGGAGCCAGagttttccttggaaaactgCGGCGTCTCCAGGAGAAGCTTTGGCCGCCCCGCCCCTTCCCGGTGA
- the LOC116444267 gene encoding uncharacterized protein LOC116444267 isoform X4 — MGESWENLGEILGKLWENLRKITGESQENCGEIGRKSWENLGRISGKSWENLRKISGESRENLGKIGGEISGKSRENLGKIVGKLGENPGKTLGKSRGNPGKISGKPRENLGKIVGKSWENPGEISGKSWGNRGKILGKPQENLGKILGVLWGNPGKTSGKLWENLGKIVGKSRENPGKIVGKPRENLGKTSGKLWENLGTIAGKSRENHGRIVGKPRENLGKIAGKSRGNCGKIVGKSQENHRKIVGKSWENCGEIGRKSWENLRKIVGKSPENWGEIGGKISGESRENCGNTSGKSRGKLWENPGKTSGKLWENLGKIVGKSRENHGRIVGKPRENLGKIVGKLWEKSWKNRGEISGKSRENLGKIAGKSGKNLGRIVGKPQENCGKTLGKSRENLGRIVGKSWENLRKTTGKSWENLGKILGKPPGKPWGNGASVGIPLGIPPWLLGIPCNGIFPPELRSRSEADPEIPEILRESRIPQGGAAFSPNSSFP; from the exons ATGGGAGAATCCTGGGAAAATCTCggggaaatcctgggaaaattGTGGGAAAATCTCAGGAAAATCACGGGAGAATCTCAGGAAAATTGTGGGGAAATTGGgagaaaatcctgggaaaaccTTGGGAGAATCTCgggaaaatcctgggaaaatctCAGGAAAATCTCAGGAGAATCTCGGGAAAACCTCGGGAAAATCGGGGGGGAAATCTCAGGAAAATCTCGGGAAAACCTCGGGAAAATTGTGGGGAAATTGGgagaaaatcctgggaaaaccTTGGGAAAATCTCggggaaatcctgggaaaatctCTGGAAAACCTCGGGAGAATCTTGGGAAAATCGTGGGAAAATCTTGGGAGAATCCTGGGGAAATCTCAGGAAAATCCTGGGGAAATCGTgggaaaatcctgggaaaaccTCAGGAGAATCTCGGGAAAATCTTGGGAGTATTGTggggaaatcctgggaaaacCTCGGGAAAATTGTGGGAAAACCTTGGGAAAATAGTGGGAAAATCTCgggaaaatcctgggaaaatcGTGGGAAAACCTCGGGAGAATCTCGGGAAA accTCAGGAAAATTGTGGGAAAATCTCGGGACAATTGCGGGAAAATCTCGGGAAAATCATGGGAGAATTGTGGGAAAACCTCGGGAGAATCTCGGGAAAATTGCGGGAAAATCTCGGGGGAATTGTGGGAAAATTGTGGGAAAATCTCaggaaaatcacaggaaaatcGTGGGGAAATCGTGGGAAAATTGTGGGGAAATCGGgagaaaatcctgggaaaaccTCAGGAAAATTGTGGGAAAATCTCCAGAAAATTGGGGGGAAATTGGGGGAAAAATCTCGGGAGAATCTCGGGAAAATTGTGGGAACACCTCAGGAAAATCTCGGGGAAAATTGTgggaaaatcctgggaaaaccTCGGGAAAATTGTGGGAAAACCTTGGGAAAATAGTGGGAAAATCTCGGGAAAATCATGGGAGAATTGTGGGAAAACCTCGGGAGAATCTCGGGAAAATCGTGGGAAAATTGTgggaaaaatcatggaaaaatcGTGGGGAAATCTCGGGAAAATCTCGGGAGAATCTCGGGAAAATTGCGGGAAAATCGGGGAAAAATCTCGGGAGAATCGTGGGAAAACCTCAGGAAAATTGTGGGAAAACCTTGGGAAAATCACGGGAGAATCTCGGGAGAATTGTgggaaaatcctgggaaaatctCAGGAAAACCACGGGAAAATCGTGGGAAAACCTTgggaaaatcctgggaaaaccTCCGGGAAAGCCCTGGGGAAACGGAGCTTCCGTAGGAATTCCTTTAGGGATCCCCCCTTGGCTTTTAGGGATTCCCTGCAATGGGATTTTCCCGCCGGAGCTGCGATCCCGGAGCGAGGCCGATCCCGAAATTCCAGAGATTCTTCGGGAATCCCGGATtccccagggaggagctgccttttccccaaattcctcttttccttaA
- the LOC116444267 gene encoding uncharacterized protein LOC116444267 isoform X6 produces MGESWENLGEILGKLWENLRKITGESQENCGEIGRKSWENLGRISGKSWENLRKISGESRENLGKIGGEISGKSRENLGKIVGKLGENPGKTLGKSRGNPGKISGKPRENLGKIVGKSWENPGEISGKSWGNRGKILGKPQENLGKILGVLWGNPGKTSGKLWENLGKIVGKSRDNCGKISGKSWENCGKTSGESRENCGKISGELWENCGKISGKSQENRGEIVGKLWGNREKILGKPQENCGKISRKLGGNWGKNLGRISGKLWEHLRKISGKIVGKSWENLGKIVGKPWENSGKISGKSWENCGKTSGESRENRGKIVGKIMEKSWGNLGKISGESRENCGKISGELWENPGKISGKPRENRGKTLGKSWENLRESPGETELP; encoded by the exons ATGGGAGAATCCTGGGAAAATCTCggggaaatcctgggaaaattGTGGGAAAATCTCAGGAAAATCACGGGAGAATCTCAGGAAAATTGTGGGGAAATTGGgagaaaatcctgggaaaaccTTGGGAGAATCTCgggaaaatcctgggaaaatctCAGGAAAATCTCAGGAGAATCTCGGGAAAACCTCGGGAAAATCGGGGGGGAAATCTCAGGAAAATCTCGGGAAAACCTCGGGAAAATTGTGGGGAAATTGGgagaaaatcctgggaaaaccTTGGGAAAATCTCggggaaatcctgggaaaatctCTGGAAAACCTCGGGAGAATCTTGGGAAAATCGTGGGAAAATCTTGGGAGAATCCTGGGGAAATCTCAGGAAAATCCTGGGGAAATCGTgggaaaatcctgggaaaaccTCAGGAGAATCTCGGGAAAATCTTGGGAGTATTGTggggaaatcctgggaaaacCTCGGGAAAATTGTGGGAAAACCTTGGGAAAATAGTGGGAAA ATCTCGGGACAATTGCGGGAAAATCTCGGGAAAATCATGGGAGAATTGTGGGAAAACCTCGGGAGAATCTCGGGAAAATTGCGGGAAAATCTCGGGGGAATTGTGGGAAAATTGTGGGAAAATCTCaggaaaatcacaggaaaatcGTGGGGAAATCGTGGGAAAATTGTGGGGAAATCGGgagaaaatcctgggaaaaccTCAGGAAAATTGTGGGAAAATCTCCAGAAAATTGGGGGGAAATTGGGGGAAAAATCTCGGGAGAATCTCGGGAAAATTGTGGGAACACCTCAGGAAAATCTCGGGGAAAATTGTgggaaaatcctgggaaaaccTCGGGAAAATTGTGGGAAAACCTTGGGAAAATAGTGGGAAAATCTCGGGAAAATCATGGGAGAATTGTGGGAAAACCTCGGGAGAATCTCGGGAAAATCGTGGGAAAATTGTgggaaaaatcatggaaaaatcGTGGGGAAATCTCGGGAAAATCTCGGGAGAATCTCGGGAAAATTGCGGGAA AATCTCGGGAGAATTGTgggaaaatcctgggaaaatctCAGGAAAACCACGGGAAAATCGTGGGAAAACCTTgggaaaatcctgggaaaaccTCCGGGAAAGCCCTGGGGAAACGGAGCTTCCGTAG
- the LOC116444267 gene encoding uncharacterized protein LOC116444267 isoform X5 — protein MGESWENLGEILGKLWENLRKITGESQENCGEIGRKSWENLGRISGKSWENLRKISGESRENLGKIGGEISGKSRENLGKIVGKLGENPGKTLGKSRGNPGKISGKPRENLGKIVGKSWENPGEISGKSWGNRGKILGKPQENLGKILGVLWGNPGKTSGKLWENLGKIVGKSRENPGKIVGKPRENLGKIVGKLWEKSWKNRGEISGKSRENRGKILGKPWEKPWGKWWENREKILGKPRENLGKIAGKPRENLGRILGKSRENCGKILGKPQENCGKISGQLRENLGKIMGELWENLGRISGKLRENLGGIVGKLWENLRKITGKSWGNRGKIVGKSGENPGKTSGKLWENLQKIGGKLGEKSRENLGKIVGTPQENLGENCGKILGKPRENCGKTLGK, from the exons ATGGGAGAATCCTGGGAAAATCTCggggaaatcctgggaaaattGTGGGAAAATCTCAGGAAAATCACGGGAGAATCTCAGGAAAATTGTGGGGAAATTGGgagaaaatcctgggaaaaccTTGGGAGAATCTCgggaaaatcctgggaaaatctCAGGAAAATCTCAGGAGAATCTCGGGAAAACCTCGGGAAAATCGGGGGGGAAATCTCAGGAAAATCTCGGGAAAACCTCGGGAAAATTGTGGGGAAATTGGgagaaaatcctgggaaaaccTTGGGAAAATCTCggggaaatcctgggaaaatctCTGGAAAACCTCGGGAGAATCTTGGGAAAATCGTGGGAAAATCTTGGGAGAATCCTGGGGAAATCTCAGGAAAATCCTGGGGAAATCGTgggaaaatcctgggaaaaccTCAGGAGAATCTCGGGAAAATCTTGGGAGTATTGTggggaaatcctgggaaaacCTCGGGAAAATTGTGGGAAAACCTTGGGAAAATAGTGGGAAAATCTCgggaaaatcctgggaaaatcGTGGGAAAACCTCGGGAGAATCTCGGGAAAATCGTGGGAAAATTGTgggaaaaatcatggaaaaatcGTGGGGAAATCTCGGGAAAATCTCGGGAGAATCGTGG gaaaatcctgggaaaaccTTGGGAAAAGCCCTGGGGAAAATGGTGGGAAAATCGTgagaaaatcctgggaaaaccTCGGGAAAATCTCGGGAAAATCGCAGGAAAACCTCGGGAAAATCTTGGGAGAATCCTGGGAAAATCTCGGGAAAATTGTgggaaaatcctgggaaaaccTCAGGAAAATTGTGGGAAAATCTCGGGACAATTGCGGGAAAATCTCGGGAAAATCATGGGAGAATTGTGGGAAAACCTCGGGAGAATCTCGGGAAAATTGCGGGAAAATCTCGGGGGAATTGTGGGAAAATTGTGGGAAAATCTCaggaaaatcacaggaaaatcGTGGGGAAATCGTGGGAAAATTGTGGGGAAATCGGgagaaaatcctgggaaaaccTCAGGAAAATTGTGGGAAAATCTCCAGAAAATTGGGGGGAAATTGGGGGAAAAATCTCGGGAGAATCTCGGGAAAATTGTGGGAACACCTCAGGAAAATCTCGGGGAAAATTGTgggaaaatcctgggaaaaccTCGGGAAAATTGTGGGAAAACCTTGGGAAAATAG